The Ignavibacteriales bacterium genome has a segment encoding these proteins:
- the gnd gene encoding decarboxylating NADP(+)-dependent phosphogluconate dehydrogenase codes for MSKADIGLVGLAVMGENLVLNMESHGFTVAVYNRTVEKVNAFVNGRGKGKKIIGTSSIEDLVANLSSPRKIMLMVKAGKPVDDFIELLIPHLDKGDIIIDGGNSHFPDSIRRTKYLEDKGFLFIGTGVSGGEEGALKGPSIMPGGSPKAWPFVKPIFQSIAAKVEDGTPCCDWVGENGAGHFVKMVHNGIEYGDMQLICEAYQIMKDLLGMTYDEMYQVFKEWNEGELNSYLIEITRDILAYKDEDGNPLVEKILDTAGQKGTGKWTVLASLDYGAPLTLIGEAVYGRTLSSQKDDRVEASKILSGPKPKFEGDKKQFVNDLMQALYASKLVSYAQGYVLMKYAAQEFGWKLNNGGIALMWRGGCIIRSIFLGKIKDAFDGNADLTNLLLDPFFKEKIESSQNSWRKVVSAAALNGIWIPALSTALNYFDGFRNGRLPANLLQAQRDYFGAHTYERTDKPRGEFFHTNWTGRGGATASSTYSV; via the coding sequence ATGAGTAAAGCAGATATTGGTCTGGTTGGTCTCGCGGTTATGGGCGAGAATCTTGTTTTGAATATGGAAAGTCATGGATTTACAGTCGCGGTCTACAATCGAACAGTTGAAAAAGTAAATGCATTTGTTAACGGACGCGGTAAAGGAAAAAAAATTATTGGTACAAGTTCAATAGAAGATTTAGTCGCGAACTTAAGTTCACCAAGAAAGATTATGTTAATGGTAAAAGCCGGAAAACCGGTTGATGATTTCATTGAATTATTAATTCCTCATCTTGATAAAGGTGATATAATTATTGATGGCGGTAATTCTCACTTTCCCGATTCAATTAGAAGAACCAAATACTTGGAAGATAAAGGTTTTCTTTTTATCGGAACCGGTGTTTCTGGCGGCGAAGAAGGCGCACTCAAAGGTCCATCCATTATGCCCGGTGGTTCTCCAAAAGCTTGGCCGTTTGTAAAACCGATTTTTCAATCAATTGCTGCAAAAGTAGAAGATGGTACTCCATGTTGCGATTGGGTCGGTGAAAACGGTGCAGGTCATTTTGTGAAAATGGTTCATAATGGTATTGAATATGGCGATATGCAGCTCATCTGCGAAGCTTATCAAATTATGAAAGACTTGCTTGGAATGACTTACGATGAAATGTATCAAGTATTCAAAGAATGGAATGAAGGAGAACTTAACAGTTATCTTATTGAAATTACGCGAGATATTCTTGCATATAAAGATGAAGACGGTAATCCTTTGGTTGAAAAAATCCTTGATACCGCAGGTCAAAAGGGAACAGGCAAATGGACTGTACTGGCATCGTTAGATTACGGCGCACCGCTAACATTAATTGGTGAAGCAGTCTATGGAAGAACTTTATCATCACAAAAAGATGATAGAGTTGAAGCTTCAAAAATCTTATCTGGTCCGAAGCCGAAGTTTGAAGGTGATAAAAAACAATTTGTTAATGATTTGATGCAGGCACTCTATGCCTCGAAACTTGTTTCCTATGCTCAGGGCTATGTTTTAATGAAATATGCTGCTCAAGAATTTGGCTGGAAATTAAATAATGGTGGAATTGCTCTGATGTGGAGAGGTGGTTGTATCATCCGTTCCATTTTTCTTGGCAAGATCAAAGATGCATTCGATGGAAATGCCGATCTAACAAATCTTCTGCTTGATCCTTTCTTCAAAGAGAAAATTGAATCATCTCAAAATAGCTGGAGAAAAGTTGTTTCAGCCGCTGCATTAAACGGAATATGGATTCCGGCATTATCAACAGCATTAAATTATTTTGACGGATTTAGAAATGGCAGATTGCCTGCTAATTTATTGCAGGCTCAACGGGATTACTTTGGTGCACATACTTATGAAAGAACAGATAAACCGCGCGGAGAATTCTTTCATACTAACTGGACCGGACGTGGCGGTGCTACAGCTTCATCAACTTATTCCGTTTAA
- a CDS encoding MFS transporter — protein MSEVIDKNEKQVKVGHYRWSIVALIFFATTINYIDRQVLGILAPVLQKEIGWNEVDYGYIVTAFQAAYAIGLVFVGRLIDRFGTKIGYALAIFGWSIAAMFHAAASSVTGFAAARFGLGLSEAGNFPAAIKTVAEWFPKKERAFATGIFNSGSNIGAIIAPLVVPWITITYGWQEAFIATGALGFIWLVLWWIFYEKPEEHKKLSKLELDYILSDPAETSVKIPWLQLIKYKQTWAFAIAKFLTDPIWWFYLYWIPKFLFKSYGITLDAIGLPLIIIYVMADVGSIGGGWLSSFFIKHGFSVNKGRKAAMLVMALCVVPIVFASQASNVWIAVALLSIATAAHQGWSANLFTTVSDLFPKKAVASVVGFGGMAGAVGGMLIATFAGFILQLTGSYVWLFIISGSVYLIALFIFNLLAPKLEPIKETI, from the coding sequence ATGAGTGAAGTTATTGATAAAAATGAGAAGCAAGTAAAAGTCGGTCATTACAGGTGGTCAATTGTTGCGCTTATCTTTTTTGCGACAACAATTAATTATATCGACCGTCAGGTATTAGGAATATTGGCTCCCGTACTTCAAAAAGAGATAGGTTGGAATGAAGTTGATTATGGTTACATAGTTACAGCGTTTCAAGCAGCATATGCAATTGGACTTGTTTTTGTGGGCAGATTGATTGATAGATTCGGGACGAAAATTGGATATGCGCTTGCCATCTTTGGTTGGAGTATCGCTGCGATGTTTCATGCGGCAGCAAGTAGCGTTACCGGTTTTGCAGCAGCCAGGTTTGGATTAGGATTAAGTGAAGCCGGAAATTTTCCCGCCGCTATTAAAACTGTAGCTGAATGGTTTCCCAAAAAAGAGAGAGCTTTTGCTACGGGTATTTTTAATTCAGGTTCAAACATCGGCGCTATTATCGCACCTTTGGTTGTCCCGTGGATTACAATTACATACGGCTGGCAGGAAGCATTTATTGCTACAGGTGCATTGGGATTTATCTGGTTAGTTCTTTGGTGGATATTTTATGAGAAACCTGAAGAGCATAAAAAATTATCAAAATTGGAATTAGATTATATTCTTTCCGATCCCGCTGAAACCAGTGTCAAAATTCCGTGGTTACAATTGATTAAATACAAACAGACATGGGCTTTCGCAATTGCAAAGTTTCTAACCGATCCGATTTGGTGGTTTTACCTTTATTGGATTCCGAAATTCTTATTTAAAAGTTACGGTATTACACTCGACGCAATTGGTCTTCCGTTGATTATTATTTATGTCATGGCAGATGTCGGAAGCATCGGTGGCGGATGGCTCTCTTCATTTTTTATAAAACATGGTTTCTCCGTAAACAAAGGAAGAAAAGCGGCGATGTTAGTGATGGCGCTTTGCGTCGTACCAATTGTATTCGCTTCACAGGCATCCAATGTGTGGATTGCCGTTGCGTTGCTGAGCATAGCTACTGCGGCTCATCAAGGATGGTCTGCAAATTTATTTACAACTGTTTCCGATTTATTCCCGAAAAAAGCAGTTGCGTCGGTTGTTGGGTTCGGCGGTATGGCAGGTGCTGTGGGTGGAATGTTAATTGCCACATTTGCCGGTTTTATCCTTCAACTGACAGGCAGTTATGTATGGTTGTTCATCATCTCCGGTTCTGTTTATTTGATCGCTTTATTTATTTTTAATTTGTTAGCGCCAAAATTGGAACCGATTAAAGAAACAATTTAA
- the uxaC gene encoding glucuronate isomerase produces MKEAFIKKNFLLLNKTAEKLFFDYAEKQPIIDYHCHLPVKEIAENRKFENITRAWLDGDHYKWRAMRANGVDEKFITGDASDKEKFFKWAETVPFTIKNPLYHWTHMELKKPFGVTDKLLNGNTAEEIWNRCNELFLEEKFSTQGLIKQFNVEIVCTTDDPVDSLEYHQKIKQNPFGVKVIPAFRPDSAMAIEDLDQFHLWLAQLESASNISITDYKLFLDAIKNRHNYFHSNGCRLSDHGLETAYAEDYTVQEINSIFSKILSKKDLNPTDILKFKSAMMFEFGVMDYERGWVQQFHLGALRNTNSRKYRQLGADTGADSIGDFEIARPLAKFLNRLDDLNQLTKTILYNNNPADNELIASMIGSFQDGTIAGKLQFGSAWWFQDQKSGMEKQIDALSNIGLLSRFVGMLTDSRSFLSYPRHEYFRRILCNLLGDELEKGLIPNDLELVGNMVKDISYNNARNYFNFWDDTL; encoded by the coding sequence ATGAAAGAAGCATTTATTAAAAAGAATTTTCTCCTGTTGAATAAAACTGCCGAGAAGCTCTTTTTCGATTATGCGGAAAAACAACCGATAATTGATTATCACTGCCATTTGCCGGTCAAGGAGATTGCTGAGAACAGAAAGTTCGAAAATATTACAAGAGCCTGGCTTGACGGTGACCATTATAAATGGAGGGCTATGCGTGCAAATGGTGTTGATGAAAAATTTATTACCGGCGATGCAAGCGATAAAGAGAAATTTTTTAAGTGGGCGGAAACCGTACCCTTTACAATTAAGAATCCATTGTATCATTGGACACATATGGAATTAAAGAAGCCGTTCGGTGTAACGGATAAATTATTGAATGGCAATACTGCAGAAGAGATTTGGAACCGCTGCAATGAATTATTCCTTGAGGAGAAATTTTCAACACAGGGTTTGATAAAACAATTCAATGTTGAAATCGTTTGTACTACCGATGATCCCGTCGATTCTTTGGAATATCATCAAAAGATAAAACAAAATCCGTTCGGTGTTAAAGTCATTCCCGCATTCCGTCCCGATAGCGCAATGGCAATTGAAGATCTGGACCAATTTCATTTATGGCTTGCTCAATTGGAAAGCGCTTCAAATATTTCGATAACCGATTATAAATTATTTCTTGATGCGATCAAAAATCGGCACAATTATTTTCATTCCAACGGTTGCCGTTTATCCGACCATGGATTGGAAACTGCTTACGCGGAAGATTATACAGTTCAAGAAATTAATTCAATATTCTCAAAAATATTATCGAAAAAAGATTTGAATCCTACAGATATTCTCAAATTCAAATCGGCAATGATGTTCGAGTTTGGAGTGATGGATTACGAAAGAGGTTGGGTACAGCAATTTCATCTTGGCGCGTTGCGAAATACAAATTCCAGAAAATACCGTCAGTTGGGTGCCGATACTGGAGCTGATTCAATAGGTGATTTTGAAATTGCCAGACCGCTTGCAAAATTTTTGAACCGGCTTGATGATCTGAATCAATTAACAAAAACAATTCTGTACAATAACAATCCCGCTGATAATGAATTGATTGCATCCATGATAGGCAGTTTTCAGGACGGAACTATTGCCGGTAAACTGCAATTTGGAAGCGCGTGGTGGTTTCAGGATCAAAAAAGCGGGATGGAAAAACAGATTGATGCTCTCTCCAATATCGGGCTGTTGAGTCGTTTTGTTGGAATGTTGACAGACTCAAGAAGCTTTTTATCTTACCCGCGGCATGAGTATTTCCGAAGAATTCTGTGCAACTTATTAGGTGATGAACTTGAAAAAGGATTAATACCTAACGATCTTGAACTTGTTGGAAATATGGTAAAAGATATAAGCTACAACAACGCTAGAAATTATTTTAATTTCTGGGATGACACTCTCTGA
- a CDS encoding LacI family DNA-binding transcriptional regulator has translation MRAKHITLEDIAKRLNVSSVTVSKALRGHPDISRETTKLVKKVANELGYSPNFMARNLSARKSNAIGVVVPKIAHHFFSSIIEHIYDYAFENNYEIILTVSQEDCERERKHLQTLLSMRVDGIIISIAQNTTNFEIFKTAMNRDVPIVFMDRIPDLTDCNTVIVNDRAGAYNVITHAVNLGYKRIAHFAGHPNINIARERIIGFKQAMIDRGIEVNPEWILEGGFGEKSGYDSFMKLYHQKNLPDLIFAVTYPVALGVYMAAREVGLRIPDDIDVICFGNSQVQSFLSPPLSCVNQPTDQLAIRSMELLLENIDNKEEFEPKQIVLDTNMILRGTCIKYNKG, from the coding sequence ATGCGAGCAAAACACATCACTCTGGAAGACATTGCAAAACGGCTCAATGTATCTTCAGTAACTGTCTCCAAAGCTTTACGCGGTCATCCGGATATTTCAAGAGAAACCACAAAGCTTGTTAAAAAAGTTGCTAATGAACTCGGATATTCCCCGAATTTTATGGCGAGAAATCTATCAGCGAGAAAATCGAATGCAATTGGTGTTGTTGTTCCGAAAATCGCCCACCACTTTTTCAGTTCAATAATCGAACATATTTATGATTATGCGTTTGAAAATAATTATGAAATAATTCTTACGGTATCGCAAGAAGATTGTGAAAGAGAAAGAAAACATCTTCAAACTCTTCTTTCAATGAGGGTAGACGGTATCATAATTTCAATTGCTCAAAACACAACGAATTTTGAAATATTCAAAACCGCCATGAACCGGGATGTACCGATTGTATTTATGGATCGTATTCCCGACTTAACTGATTGCAATACTGTTATTGTAAATGATAGAGCTGGTGCTTATAACGTAATTACTCATGCAGTAAATCTCGGTTACAAAAGGATTGCTCATTTTGCGGGTCATCCAAATATTAATATTGCCAGAGAGAGAATCATCGGTTTCAAACAAGCAATGATTGATCGCGGAATTGAAGTTAATCCTGAATGGATACTTGAAGGCGGGTTTGGAGAAAAGAGCGGTTATGATTCATTCATGAAATTATACCATCAGAAAAATCTTCCCGATCTGATATTTGCAGTTACTTATCCGGTTGCACTTGGTGTTTATATGGCTGCAAGAGAAGTTGGATTGAGAATACCGGATGATATAGATGTAATCTGCTTTGGAAATTCACAAGTACAAAGTTTCTTATCTCCTCCGCTAAGTTGCGTCAATCAGCCAACGGATCAGCTTGCAATTAGATCAATGGAACTCCTATTGGAAAACATTGACAACAAAGAAGAGTTTGAACCAAAGCAAATAGTTTTAGATACTAACATGATATTGCGCGGAACATGCATAAAATATAACAAAGGCTGA
- a CDS encoding tagaturonate epimerase family protein — MKLEKYSIGIGDRFGKECIPQLEAIQLANQNGIDLVPVWNKSYREHSIIGSNPSNTQKIIQSAVKEFKWNKSFYLDADHITLKSVDHFLDYSNFFTLDVGEFINKRASDEEINSFLKIVSSFKGKVKIDGLEKMYDVDGSLLLMVAEKYLAAIKEAGKIYRHILSKKSDGDFVVEVSFDEVDQAQSPIDLFFILAAVAQEKIPIQTIAPKFVGKFLKGIDYIGDLTEFENEFKEIILIIEQSKKIFDLPQNLKLSVHSGSDKFSIYPIIKKIIKKHNTGIHVKTAGTTWLEELIGLALSGDRGLSLVKDIYTEGYQRYDELLQPYLHSVEIQKYKLPTPAEVNTWDQEKLIAALRHEPLSKTLNVNLRQLLHISFRIAAEKGIIYYDAMDEARTSINRCVTENLFERHIKPIFL; from the coding sequence GTGAAATTAGAAAAATATTCAATTGGAATCGGTGACAGGTTTGGCAAGGAATGCATACCCCAGCTAGAGGCGATTCAACTTGCTAACCAAAATGGAATTGACCTTGTTCCCGTATGGAATAAATCGTACCGAGAACATTCAATCATAGGAAGCAACCCTTCAAATACTCAGAAGATAATTCAATCGGCGGTCAAAGAATTTAAATGGAATAAATCATTTTACTTAGACGCCGATCATATTACTCTCAAGTCTGTCGATCATTTTCTCGATTATTCTAATTTCTTTACTCTTGATGTGGGAGAGTTTATTAATAAAAGAGCGAGTGATGAAGAGATCAATTCCTTTCTGAAAATAGTCTCTTCATTTAAAGGTAAAGTTAAAATTGACGGTTTGGAAAAAATGTATGATGTAGACGGTTCTCTTTTGTTAATGGTTGCAGAGAAATATCTTGCGGCGATCAAAGAGGCAGGAAAAATTTATAGACATATTCTTTCAAAGAAATCAGATGGAGATTTTGTCGTCGAAGTTTCATTCGATGAGGTCGATCAGGCGCAATCCCCGATTGATCTCTTCTTTATACTTGCAGCTGTAGCGCAGGAAAAAATACCAATTCAGACAATTGCGCCAAAATTTGTGGGAAAGTTTCTTAAAGGAATCGACTACATTGGAGATCTGACCGAATTTGAAAATGAATTCAAAGAGATAATTTTAATTATTGAACAGAGTAAAAAGATTTTTGATCTACCTCAAAATTTAAAATTAAGCGTTCATTCCGGCAGTGATAAATTTTCCATTTATCCAATAATAAAAAAGATCATTAAAAAACATAATACCGGAATTCATGTAAAGACCGCCGGAACGACCTGGCTGGAAGAATTGATCGGGCTTGCCTTATCCGGAGATAGAGGTTTATCGCTCGTAAAAGATATTTATACTGAAGGCTATCAAAGATACGACGAACTATTGCAGCCGTATCTGCATTCGGTTGAAATTCAAAAGTACAAACTGCCAACACCGGCTGAAGTAAATACCTGGGACCAGGAAAAACTAATTGCAGCATTAAGACACGAACCATTGAGTAAAACATTAAACGTAAATTTACGTCAGCTTCTTCATATCTCATTCAGAATTGCAGCGGAGAAAGGAATCATTTATTACGATGCAATGGATGAAGCAAGAACATCAATAAATAGATGTGTGACTGAAAATCTTTTTGAAAGACACATTAAACCGATTTTCTTATAA
- a CDS encoding lactate racemase domain-containing protein → MLLFDRGSETDVLDENVLREAIFSTLAKLGQKKKVLAIPPDFTRYHSQAGILTTYIYQYYKEALSDILPALGTHTAMTEKQIEKMYKGVPHNLFRVHDWKNDLSTLGEVPAEFINKVSEEKLNYSWPAQVNKLLVEGKHDLILSVGQVVPHEVVGMANYNKNIFVGTGGQEGINKSHFLGAVYGMERMMGRADTPVRKVLNYASENFANHLPIIYVLTVVGKDDSGKLVVRGLFIGNNNETFEKAAALSLKVNFELLDEPLKKVVVYLDSSEYKSTWLGNKSIYRTRMAIADGGELIVLAPGLKEFGEDKTIDLLIRKYGYVTTPEVLKFVEENDDLKNNLSAAAHLIHGSSENRFKITYCPGNLNREEIESVNFNYADLNEMLKKYNPAILKDGINILPDGEEIFYISNPALGLWAFKEKFNN, encoded by the coding sequence ATGTTATTATTTGACAGAGGCAGTGAAACTGATGTACTGGATGAGAATGTGCTGCGAGAAGCAATCTTTTCAACATTAGCAAAACTGGGACAGAAGAAAAAAGTACTTGCAATACCGCCTGATTTTACACGGTACCATTCTCAAGCCGGAATCTTGACAACTTATATTTATCAATATTATAAAGAAGCTCTTTCCGATATTCTTCCCGCACTCGGTACTCACACAGCAATGACAGAAAAACAAATTGAGAAAATGTATAAAGGTGTGCCTCACAATTTATTCAGAGTGCATGATTGGAAAAATGATTTATCTACTCTCGGAGAAGTTCCTGCCGAATTCATAAATAAAGTCTCAGAAGAAAAACTGAATTACAGTTGGCCCGCGCAGGTTAATAAATTACTTGTGGAAGGAAAACACGATTTGATTTTATCGGTTGGTCAAGTTGTCCCTCATGAAGTAGTTGGAATGGCAAATTATAATAAAAATATTTTTGTCGGAACGGGCGGTCAAGAAGGCATTAATAAAAGTCATTTTCTCGGTGCAGTATATGGAATGGAAAGAATGATGGGACGCGCAGATACTCCCGTTCGAAAAGTCTTGAACTACGCTTCCGAGAATTTCGCCAATCATTTACCAATTATTTATGTGTTGACGGTTGTTGGAAAAGACGATTCCGGAAAATTGGTTGTGCGCGGTCTTTTCATCGGAAATAATAATGAAACATTTGAAAAAGCGGCTGCACTCTCACTTAAAGTTAATTTCGAACTGCTTGATGAACCTCTGAAAAAAGTGGTTGTTTATCTGGATTCATCTGAATACAAAAGTACGTGGCTCGGTAATAAAAGTATTTATAGAACAAGAATGGCAATTGCCGATGGCGGAGAGCTAATTGTATTGGCTCCGGGTCTAAAAGAATTTGGTGAAGATAAAACGATTGATTTGCTGATTCGCAAATACGGATATGTAACTACACCTGAAGTTCTAAAATTTGTAGAAGAGAATGATGATCTAAAAAATAATTTGAGCGCTGCCGCTCATTTAATTCACGGTTCTTCCGAGAACAGATTCAAAATTACATATTGTCCAGGGAATCTAAATCGTGAGGAAATCGAAAGCGTGAATTTTAATTATGCCGATCTGAATGAAATGTTGAAAAAATACAATCCCGCAATTTTAAAAGATGGAATTAATATTCTTCCGGACGGTGAAGAGATATTTTATATCTCTAACCCGGCATTAGGATTGTGGGCATTCAAAGAAAAATTTAATAATTAA
- a CDS encoding SDR family oxidoreductase → MESNSFTDLKEKVCVITGGCGVFGSVFSMAMVNAGATVVILDYKKGRCEQCALGIAKEAGAKVLCAVGNVLDKQSLKDAKKEINDKFGKIDILINGAGGNAPTATAKEEFITNDNIADLSRSFFGLDLDGFRSVFDLNFLGTVLPTMVFSEDMLQRGGSVINISSMNSFRPLTKIPAYSAAKASVNNFTQWLAVHFAKVNVRVNAIAPGFFLTNQNRFLMTDEKTGELTARAHKILAGTPMGRFGEPEELIGTLLYLASDVSKFVTGIVIPVDGGFSAYSGV, encoded by the coding sequence ATGGAATCAAATTCTTTTACGGATTTAAAAGAGAAAGTATGTGTAATTACGGGTGGCTGCGGTGTCTTTGGAAGTGTGTTTTCTATGGCAATGGTTAATGCCGGGGCAACAGTTGTTATTCTGGATTATAAAAAAGGTAGATGTGAACAATGCGCACTTGGAATTGCAAAAGAAGCGGGTGCAAAAGTTCTTTGCGCTGTTGGTAATGTTTTAGATAAACAGAGTTTGAAAGATGCTAAGAAAGAGATTAACGATAAGTTTGGAAAAATTGACATCCTAATCAATGGGGCTGGAGGAAATGCACCGACTGCAACCGCAAAAGAAGAATTTATTACTAACGATAATATTGCTGACCTATCCAGATCCTTCTTCGGTTTAGACCTTGATGGCTTTAGAAGTGTCTTTGATTTGAATTTTCTCGGAACGGTTCTCCCTACAATGGTTTTTTCTGAAGATATGCTTCAGCGCGGCGGTTCGGTTATAAATATTTCTTCTATGAATTCTTTCAGGCCGCTTACAAAAATCCCGGCTTATTCAGCTGCCAAAGCTTCTGTAAATAATTTCACTCAGTGGTTAGCCGTTCATTTTGCAAAAGTTAATGTAAGAGTAAATGCAATTGCACCGGGATTCTTTCTTACTAATCAAAATCGGTTTTTGATGACAGATGAAAAGACTGGTGAACTAACCGCACGTGCTCATAAAATTTTGGCCGGTACTCCAATGGGAAGATTTGGTGAACCCGAAGAACTTATTGGTACTCTGCTTTATTTAGCTTCGGATGTATCAAAATTTGTTACTGGAATTGTAATTCCAGTTGATGGCGGATTCAGCGCTTATTCAGGTGTTTAA
- a CDS encoding sugar kinase: protein MNNGLNIKSNCALDFVSLGALVNRLDPGIIPFRKAMECKIHVSGGEFNVAANLADCFRMNSAIVSAIVNYPIGDLISERVRAMGVKPYFKNFKHNGVNGPNMATVYSDQGLGLRPPVVFYNRANEAAALLKPGDINWKEIFANGVKWFHSGGIFASLSETTGELIIEAMKAAKEAGAVTSFDLNFRAKLWNIWGGEKKAAEVIDRIVKHVDVLVGNEEDLQKGLGIAGPEVAAKSKLDPSTFFGMIDKVVAKYPQVKIVATTLREVHSTNHHSWSAVAWINGKTYSAPTCELAVFDRVGGGDGFAAGFIYGLLENESPETAVKLGWAHGALLTTFPGDTTMATVEDVRAFAEGGSARIQR, encoded by the coding sequence ATGAATAATGGTCTCAATATTAAATCAAATTGTGCACTCGATTTTGTTTCACTCGGCGCTTTAGTAAATCGACTAGATCCCGGTATTATCCCATTCAGAAAAGCAATGGAATGTAAAATTCATGTTAGCGGCGGAGAATTTAATGTAGCCGCAAATCTTGCAGATTGTTTCCGTATGAATAGTGCAATTGTCTCGGCAATTGTAAATTATCCAATCGGCGATCTTATTTCTGAACGTGTAAGAGCAATGGGTGTAAAACCTTATTTCAAAAATTTTAAACATAACGGCGTAAACGGTCCGAACATGGCAACAGTTTATAGTGATCAAGGTTTGGGATTACGCCCGCCGGTTGTGTTCTATAATAGAGCTAATGAAGCCGCTGCTCTGTTGAAACCTGGAGATATTAATTGGAAAGAGATATTTGCAAACGGCGTAAAATGGTTTCATAGCGGTGGAATTTTTGCTTCGCTCTCTGAGACTACGGGTGAATTGATAATTGAAGCAATGAAAGCTGCAAAAGAAGCCGGTGCCGTAACAAGTTTCGATCTAAACTTCAGAGCAAAATTGTGGAATATATGGGGTGGTGAAAAGAAAGCCGCCGAAGTGATCGATCGTATAGTTAAACATGTAGATGTATTGGTAGGTAACGAAGAAGATTTGCAAAAAGGTTTGGGAATAGCCGGGCCTGAAGTTGCAGCTAAATCGAAACTCGATCCCAGTACATTCTTCGGAATGATCGATAAAGTTGTTGCAAAATATCCGCAGGTAAAAATTGTAGCTACAACTCTCCGTGAAGTCCATTCGACTAATCATCATAGCTGGAGCGCTGTTGCATGGATCAACGGAAAAACTTATTCCGCTCCGACTTGTGAACTTGCTGTGTTTGATCGTGTTGGCGGCGGTGACGGTTTTGCAGCAGGATTCATATACGGTTTGCTTGAAAATGAAAGCCCTGAGACTGCAGTTAAACTTGGCTGGGCGCACGGAGCATTGCTAACTACATTTCCAGGTGATACAACAATGGCAACGGTTGAAGATGTTCGCGCATTCGCCGAAGGCGGGTCAGCACGTATTCAAAGGTAA
- the eda gene encoding bifunctional 4-hydroxy-2-oxoglutarate aldolase/2-dehydro-3-deoxy-phosphogluconate aldolase, which translates to MDKILEEIGSYRIVPVIVIDDSDNAVPLANALMEGGLPVAEVTFRTKAAKESIRLIANSFPEILIGAGTVLSIDQVKSAMGSGARYIVSPGLNPKVVEYCVENKIPIVPGIATPSEIERALEFNLEVVKFFPAEALGGLNYLKAISAPYGNLKFIPTGGIDGKNLLSYIQFSKVLACGGSWMVKSDLISGKKFDEIKTISSSALSITKFHNN; encoded by the coding sequence ATGGACAAAATATTAGAAGAGATTGGTAGTTACAGAATTGTTCCGGTAATTGTGATCGACGATTCGGATAATGCAGTTCCGTTAGCCAATGCATTAATGGAAGGGGGGCTTCCGGTGGCTGAAGTGACATTTAGAACTAAAGCAGCAAAGGAATCTATAAGACTGATTGCGAATTCATTCCCGGAAATATTAATCGGCGCCGGCACCGTTCTCTCAATTGATCAAGTAAAGAGCGCCATGGGTTCTGGAGCGAGATATATTGTCTCTCCCGGATTAAACCCGAAAGTTGTCGAGTATTGTGTTGAAAATAAAATACCGATAGTACCGGGTATCGCAACTCCTTCCGAAATAGAAAGAGCTCTGGAATTTAATTTAGAGGTTGTAAAATTTTTTCCGGCAGAAGCGCTTGGGGGTTTGAATTACCTTAAAGCTATCTCTGCTCCATACGGCAATCTTAAATTTATTCCAACCGGAGGGATTGATGGAAAAAATCTTCTCAGCTATATACAATTTTCAAAGGTATTGGCGTGCGGCGGAAGCTGGATGGTAAAGAGCGATTTAATCTCCGGTAAAAAATTCGATGAAATAAAAACGATCTCTTCTTCTGCATTAAGTATTACAAAATTTCATAATAATTGA